The genome window TCGACCGGTCCAGACCGggctataaaaaaaaaacaaaaaaaacataagggacatttcaaaataggcctatatattttttaagacaatgcaattaaataaataaaagaacgCACAACAAGTTCATTTGGCTTTAACTTCTAGATCAGGATTGCAAGCATATAGGTAAGAACAGGTCAGACAGCTGACTGAGCGGTGACGTCAGAGTTCCCAACAGCAACGCGGGGCTGCCTCTGAATGACGTCAGCgaccaaacaacaacaacacagacAGCAGCTGGCGGCAGTGCGCGTGAGGAGCGGGGACCGGGCTCCCGATTGTCTGCTATGGCTCATCGGGGTGGATACAACAGCGCGGATGTGTCAGAGGTGGAGCCGGTTAAAAGCGCAGAGCTGAACTCAGGTGAAGAGATGGCAGAGACGGAAAAAGAGCAGACCACCATCAGCGTCCCACGCCCTGCAGGGACATTTCATCCATTCTATAATGTATCAAAGCTGATCAACTGGAAAAGACCATTATGGACTTCCGCTTTCTTCGCTATTACAAATATTGTCTTCTGGTGAGACACATGACGCAGCGCTTTTTTTCCTCGTGCACTTATTTCTATGAGATCACATAAAATGCAGATATAGCAGACATATCAGAAAAATCATTATTTctgactttaaataaaatgttgcaTTAAAAAATATGGATCATAATTGATTGTattgtaatgtaatgttaaagGTAATGCTAAAGCCTTATAGACTAGGCTTATATTAGGGCAATGTTTTATTTGCAtgacaaatatatttttcatattttaactttatttataatttatgcaTCTTGCATGTGCAAAATGTTCTGATGCATGTCCTACAAGCTATATTAgccaaaaattaaaagctgGGTGATATGTGGGTAATCACAGTATTAAGGTTAATAGGACTATGTATTGAGTAACTTGGTGTTCCCTACTGGAATTAGGTAAATGCTCAACAGTTTTAGTTTCACTCTCAAAACAATAGGCTGGATTTAAAAACCAAAGATTAGACATGTCTTGTTATTCttaacgccattccagcatctatggctatattgaTGGAACTAATTAATACACGTGTTAATCCACACAAGTTGATTCATACACACATTGAGGAAAGGGCAATTTGGCATCTCTaattcacctaacctgcatgttttttacCTAGCCTGAGTTTAttctgacacagggagaacatgcaaactcgaCCTGACGTTGCCGGGCCTGAACCGAGGAACTAGTTGCTGTAAGGCAACAGTGCTACAAATTTAAAACACATGCCAGCTGTTTGTTCAACGCTGGTAAAACTATAGCAGTATTGAATTATGAAAAAAGTTAAAAGATTATAAAATATGCATTAAATGTGCTTTTatgtctgttgtttttgttttatacaGGCTGGTGTCCCTCAGTCCATGTAGAGTATTCAGCATCATCTCCTTGTGTCTGGCTGTCATATTGGTGATACAGATAATGCGAGATGTGGCTCTTTCTAGATCAAAAGGTATGGATTTGTGTCATCCTGTAATATTACAGCATCTTTGGGTATACCATGCGACTCACAGAATGAAAGCAAGTGTTGATATATTGGCCACCAGTCCCACATGAGTCTATATGATCTTTTACATAGCTCAGCAATTGTCTGTCACATATACATGCTTTTTTGATAGCATGGCATTGCTGCTGTCCTTATTGCTGATAATAATATAGTAATATAACTTGCAGATCCCACTCATGTTTATTTTCCTGTTTACAGGAGCTTCTTTATGGAGGAGTATGACAAGCAGGTAGGTTAAGAGCATGCACACCTGTACCATAAaccatgcattaaaaaaaactgaaatatgAATTGCAGTTCGACCTGTAACCACTAGAGGGTGGTGTATTTCTTTTAGTTGGCATAGAGCAGTGgtcaccaaccctgttcctggagattTCGTACAGATCCAatcccaatcaaacacacctaaacCTTTGCATATCAAATTATTCCAAAGCCAGTCTTTCTGAATAAAAgtattgatttgatgtttaataAGTTCATCCAAAACTGCATATCAGTGGCCTTCGGCCTTCCATTATTTTAATTCAGTTGCTGCACAGTACTCTGACCAGAGCTGCCCTGTCATTGTTTATGTACTTAcggttaaaacaaatgtaatgTCAGCATTGTGCGCCAGGGGTGAGATGCCAGTTCAGTAATCCTCAGTGTGGTGTTTATGTGAGGCAGCCCTCATTAAACCTCGAGTGCTTGACGAACAGCTGCTGGATTGCCTCAACTTGTTCGTTTCTGTCGGCTGCTGTTGAAGCGAGGCGTGTTTAAACAGTTGTTTCCCCCCTGATCTGTCCGTGGACCCCTCTGACCCCCCTCCTCCTATATTTACAAACACTTTTTGTATTTGAGTATGTTATTGAGGATTTAAATGggaataataaaatgtaaagacAATTTAAAGCCAATataattacagtaaaatataataaaagtaaatataatatttatggaggtataatataataattataactaatatttactaaataataataaaaaaacacaaaagctTAAGAAATaacaatataatacaatagcagtttaatgtttgaaaattcttcaaaaaaataatgtaaattatATTCAGTCtaataataaatgtacaatatttGTCATTGAGTAATGAATGTTTGTTTATCAGTACGATGCGATATGTGACCCAACATGGGTTGTTCCTCCTGGGGTTGCATGTGTTGAATTCAGtgttgtgaaacttttgtttatgtttcagaCTGTTGTTTGTCCGTGTGTGGCATGTTTCAGTCTTTAGCATGACTCAGTTATTTGTGTGCCCAGAACTCATCGTAATCCTTCCTTAAATTTCTCCACCCCTCTTATTGGGGGGGTTTTTGTAGTGTCTCATCCAACTGGCCAATCACATACCCGGATACTAAGAAACAAAAGGTGTGTCTAGAAACTCAACAGCTCATTGGAGGAGTCTAGGTGAGGGTTAGATGACTGGTATTAGTAGTTTGACAAGTCACTGCCCTTTCGTCATAGTCAAATGACCAAATAATTAAAAGCCTATAGTAGGCTATAAATAAACCTATTATATCTACATTTACtcattcttaatatttttgttgagTTTACAATATTATTGTAAACTCATAAAATATATGTCATAATAATACAATGGTAATATTGGAATCATGATAGGaaagtattaaaaataaacaaaactttatttgaagtaaaatgttatattttagcaTCTTCAGTGTAGCCACCCTTTACCtggaaatttacaaaaatgtagcattttatcaagcagcGTCTCATCCTGGGATGCCTTTTAAAGAGTTTTGAATAAATCATTTCTgagctctgtgtgtgtatatatttagagCAATGAGTACACCTGGCAACTAAACGATGGCACTGGTACAGTTCAGTATATACCAGCCAAGAACCAGCCTTTTGGTCGATATAGTTTTTGGTTTCAGAATGAGAAAAGCTGCCAATTTAGGGCAAATTGTGATGGCATGGTACCTAGGAACTTcagtgcatcttttgggttgtTCATGTGCCACTGTAGCAAGtacgtaatttttttaataaataaactgtCTTCTTGACTATTTAGTAAATTGTTGTCACTACGAGATGATCATTATGAGAAAAGAGTGAAAAAGTTGATGAGGTTTGGGGACCATTTTCTAGTTAAAAATGTTAGCTATGTATGTACCTTTGTGTAGATCATTTTTCAGTAAGAAAATACTGTTCCCAGAGGGTCTCTTTCTATGAAAAGGGGGTATTAAAGGGGTGTTATATTGAGTGTTTGTACGTGTGTGTATTCATGCCCCCACCACCCTGTCCAGCACTGTGATGTCTGCTTGAGGAATGCTGTGTGACTATGGTATTTTTAGACCTGACCGGTTGAAATAGTAAAGCTCAGGCCTCGTTCAACATAAACACTAGCTGGTGTGGCTTCATGCAACACTTCATTTGTGATTCTATCTGAACTCTGGACCTTATCACTGACACACTCACCTTCTGACACAACTAAACGCTTCTCATGTTGAAGCCTAGAGGTTTTGAGATGATCGCAGAAGACCACGGATCAACATTAAGGTAATAAATGAACGATTATTTTGATTATATATTGGTAACAATAATAGTTGTTAATTGTGTTGGTATTCGGAATATCTGAATTAGACCCTAAAATACGTTTTttgcaaaacacacacacacaaaacaaatggCAGCATGGCATTTTATACCcctatataaacatataaatgatcatgtaaataaaaaacggtaaataatttaaagttaaagttaaacatgtttattgttttcacattatatttaatCTCTTTTTTAGTTAGATAGCAAGAGTGAATTTAAACTAAGCagttttattatattatgtgtttttatgtgCAAATTAACCATTTCCCCctatttctggaaaaaaaagtAAGAACATGTTGGGTAAACATTACATTTTCGCAGATAAAAGTCATCATaattaactttatttaaaacaaaatgtttaaatctgTTTAAAAAACTGTGAATTTCTGAAAAACTGAATTTTTTGTGTGCTAAATAGCACAACAAGTTTGTAATCATATagagaaccatttttagtgctatatagcacctgtaaagcacctatgaagaaccattggggtgatatagcaccagatggtatatagcacaatatggttctacaatGCTATTTGGCACTTatatggttcccctatgattacaagccagtgaaccacttttagtgctatttagcacctatgaagaaccatccaGGGGTTATATAGCAACACcatagcaccagatatggttctatatagcacaatattGTTCTACAGTGCCATTTGGCACTTataatggttcccctatgataacaagccagtgaaccacttttagtgctatttagcacctaAGCACCTCAGAAGAACCATCCGGGGGTGATATAGCAACACTATAGCACTAGATATAGTtctatatagaccgtttcatctggcgcacgtgcggtgacgcgacaagcgtctggtccgaactttacttccggttactatttgtttaatggtctgactagttgcttaaactgaactcttaaacaaatacctcgtcgaaaatagaAAATCGTTtaggttcctatgtaatctacgcgttgtttattttgcttgttatataaataaacgactttaaaaggactttgttgttatttattcttcgcggagtttaccggaagttacgtgatggccacgaaagccgcttgtttatgttgttactgctgaaaccgtctatagcacaatatggttctacactacacagtgctatatggcacttaaaatggttccatgattacgagccagtgaaccacttttagtgcatTTAGCATCGTTTGCTTTCATAGAATTTCACTATTTTAATACATGTGAAAGAAATGTAATACTGTTTAATAATtgtataattataatataataataataaatgttaaattacACGTTTACGGggcatgcatgtatattttgtgtcttgtagtttttttaaagtgaataaaTCATTTGTCTTTTATTGCTTTATCTAATTCTGTTTAATCATAGCACATTTAATATCTACTGCAATTACACGGCCTTTAAATGTGTCACGTTTCAGATGTGAGGATGTTCTGAATTATTGTCAGTCATGTATCACATGTTCAGTGGTCACGCGGTCACAACAAGTGTGATAGGGTCTTGTTGTGGAACATTTGCTTGGtgaaattttgtgttgattGTCACAAGCACTTTATGGCTGTCAGTGATTGGCTTTCTCTCAGCAGAACCTTAAACAGGAGTTAAACACTGTTAAAGGACTTCATTTGGCAGAGCTAGTGTTTCTGACGGAGGTGGATTTTTGCTGTCATTCCTCAGCTGTTTGTTTAGGGCTATTTCAGTGTACTGTCACTAGGCTTGTTTAAGGATATGACAAGTAGCtttctgtgttgttttaaagattATCATGGAAGTCTACTAAAGAGTTGCTTGCTTTATAGAAAAAAGAGTCACCTGTTATTGGAATGTACATTCAAAACATAATAGaaacacttgactgaaatgcttctaatgatgataaatatcttttaatctgaaggtgtatgcttaaatgtttgaaatgtttttgtattaatattcgtattaacatattaatttctttaaataaatgtatacaaaatgtattttaacgGATTACTTAgtattaataataaagaaaaacaaacagacaaactcTGGGCTACCCTGAAACTACTAAAAATGCTCAAATATACACtaaataaattcaaaatatgtacctcAGCTGTCACCTGGActgtaccttttcaaaaagtatacaGTAGGGCTGTAAAAAGATTAATGGCAATTAAtcactttcaaaataaaagtttgcaatgtgtttgcgtactatatttgtgtgtattgtgtgtaattattatgtatatgtaaatacacacatacatgtaaaaataaaataaaaaattgtagttatgtatatatttttttgtttatatataatataaaatatataaaaatctaaataaatatatgcatacatgtaaatgtttcttaaatgcatatatgcatgtgtttgtgtatttatatgcaaaataattacacacagtgcacacacatatattatgcaaaaacaaacttttattttgttttgttttttgcgattaatctattgacagccctagtatacagctttgcacctcaaggggtggtttcccagccagggattagcttaagccaggactagacattagtttaattaggaaatataacaagttttaacaaacatgccttactaaagacaatacttgtgtgcattttgaggtagaacaaagggcactgatgtattataagatatgtcagtgcaagctgttttcagtttggacagctcttacatttattttagtctaggattaGTCTAATCccggtccgggaaaccgcccacAAGAGTTTAAATTAGTACCTCATAGGTACATTAGTATCTcatatattggtaccaaatgtatctgtacctaatgttacatgtttggaccttttaaagggtactacTCGAGTGACAGCTAGTTAACAACAACAATTATGTCTGATGAGTTgactattattttaaaatgtgaaaaaaatataaataaagaataagtGTTTCTATACCTTTGAATGCTActgcattttatttcatttaagcAGCTACCAGCAGCAAAAATATAAGCAGTTAGATATAAAATAGCGTTGAGTGACCATCATCCACCACATGGCACCAGTCAACAGCCAGGTTTCCCAAACAACCACCTACCCTGTAATGAAAGATGTAATGTGACTAATTCTCCCCACATTTTTACAAGCCCATCTGCATCATGTGGTTATCACACCTCAGTGATCTCCAGTCATCAGCTCTGGCCCGGGTTGGGCAAGCCTGATCTCACTTTTCCTGGCTTCTCCTAATCTTGAACTGTATCAGCCACATGCTAATGTGAGCTCTGTTGCCTCATAGTCACACGACGCCCCCTTTAATAGGAAACCTCCGGTAAGGGAAACATGTTTCAGCAATGTCGTGGTGACTGCTTTATGGCCTTTTGGAGGAAACACAGAAGTGATCTGTTAGAGAGGGCATCATTGTTTGAGGCATGCTTTGGGGCTGATTTGTTTGTATGTCAAGCtctttatttgtatatttttgacACGTTTTGGTACTCTAGGGGGCGTTGTTTGTTATGTTTTGGCAAATGCAGGTCAACAGCTGTGAGGGGGCAGGGGTAGGGCTGCATAAAAGAAGATAAAGGGCATTAACAGGCAGCCTGTTAATAGATGCGTATCCTGTGCCAAGGAATTCTCAAATGCCACTTTCTAAAGTCATGCTAATTCATTGAAAGCCAAAAGATCAAGGAAAATATTGCTTTACTTTTTATATGATATTTTTACCCACCCatgttttaccaaaacaaaACCTGTATATTTAAACACCTCACGTTACGTCAGATGTAATGTTAACTCGTCAAAGAGTCTAATTTTGAGTTTGGCAGGCTTAGAGATCTATTATTAGAATAGTGATCTATTAAAGTGAAATGTTTAAACTTCAGCTATCAATAAGGTTCTTTacaattgatattttaaaatttgaatccctagatggcaatcttacatcttaaaaaaaaaagaaggtgAGCCCTTAAATTAGCCAAGCCAAATATTTCAGTATGGAACCTCCACCCCATTTATAAATCAGGTATACCCAGGTCGACTCCATTTCAGTTATCTTGTGAACCTATTGTAGTGCTAACTAGTGATGTAGTACTCGAGTCCGGTCTCGAGACCGATTTCTGCTTTCTCGGACTCGTCTCGGACTTgttccttcaaagactcggtccTCGAGACCAAcgcatttttttatgttcatataaaaaaaccacacaacacataacaataataataaaatgcaatgttgatgggcattatttgaaaatgacatcccatggtgcaatgcaaagatactgCCATGAGAGCCATTTATTTAtctctaaaaaaatatgcagaagatgatgcatgtgatagggatttttttaatgatagtaaaAGCATAGTCCATATTAGGACGTTAAGACTGCTTCTCAAAACAATTCCCAATCTAGCTTAGTCTGTAGGCCTAAATGTGGATTATTAACTGGGGTGATAATTAAATCATGAAtactgacatgtttttatggtcttggGCTCGACTCGGTCTCTAATCCTAAAGGACTCGGCCTCCACTCagacttgcttcctcaaagactcggtcttgactcggactcgactgtatttgaaaaccaacaGACTCAGTCTCGACTCGGTCTTGACCCTTCAAAGACTTGGTCTTGACTCAGACTCGGCATAGGCGGTCTCGTCCCCATCACTAGTGCTAAGTAAAAACAATCCTCTTGTATTCTGTATTGCTGTAATTGGATCACCACTGGGACTGTGAACTATCTCACATGTACTCTGTGCTAGAATCGGTCTTTAAAGGCATACACATTGtgatgcactctaaaaatgtctgggttattttttacccataatgggtaaatattggatagGACACATCGCTGGGTTGGAATTGACCCAACTGCTGGgctattataccccatggttgcataacaacagcccagcattgggtcattttgacccagcatgtgttctgtccgaTGTTtgcccattatgggtcaaaattaacccagacatttttagagtgtactatTGTTATATTCAATGAATCCATTTAATTAATTTCATTCTGATTTTGCGTTCCAATTAGTGTTTGTAAAATGTGTAGCTTagttgcaacatgatctcacaaagttccgtggcattctcacggatctccggactttcttttccgtggcgttctcacggattggttgctcggctgctttttcctattttcaaaccattgtcgcttcggtttagggttagatttggtgtttgtgttagtatgtcactttaaatatttgtttatactattttttctgatgtattttatattttctaaactttaatcaattgttgcctggcattggggttagagttgggtttgagcagggatgtcattttatgtaaacctggccctaaaccgaagcgacaatggtaagaaaataggacagaacagttgagtaaccaatccgtgagaatgccacagaaaataTGCgcagatccgtgagaatgccacggaaaaatgtaTTAACATCATCCATAAACGTCCTAACATTACATACATACaccccaaaaatattttttatatttttatgctgGATATTTCTAGACTtggcattgggtcaaaaaaaaAGGATAAACCCAGCCTTTGGGTTGAATTGACCTAGAATTGTTTGtgtttgacccaacaatgagttcaaataaccaagcattttgggttgaaacaacccagcattggttaaATTACCACCCAACTGGTGGGGTTTGTCCCTTtatgaaaataacccaacatttttacagtgtgcaacaCTCAAGTTGTATACATCATACAAATATCAAATATTGCACGAAGTGGCTATTTTGTATGCATTTTGTGATCTTGTTTTTACGGCTGGGTTTGttactttttgacccaacgctgggttgaaaaatagcccagcatttttttgagtgtagaaACGTGACTGTCTTTATCATATGTTTCATTTCTGTGAAGAAGATATACTGCAATGCACATTGCAGTATATCTTTTCGTCACAGACTCTTATAAAAGTCCTGAGACTCTTAGATCCCAGAAAAGTGTTGCGAagactgcaaaaaaaaagtTCAACACATCAACACATATTTCAGCACGTATCCAGTGCTAAATAAAGAAGTGCAAAGAATATaaattattcataaatatgaatGAATTATAAGGTGTGCTCTTTCAGAAAGGTTATCCTATCACACTTGTGGTTCAGCACTAATGCTTACTAATATGTaatctgtgtttttaatttctAGTTGGGAGGTCATAGACTCTGCCCAGGAGGACAAGTCTGGATCAGGATCTCCATTCACAGACCCCTGGACAAGCTTCAAGCTGTTCATTGAAGAGACTTCCTCTTTTAAACAGCAGAATCCAGGCAAGGTATGAATGGATTTGCAGCAGACTGAGATATTTGTGtaatacaaacagtaaaagagGCAGGACTGGAATGTTAAAGACTGTATTTGTCTCTCATCGCAGTTCTGTCTGCTGGTATGCAGTATGTGTTCCTTTCTGGCCTTACTCGGGCGTTACATTCCAGGGGTTGTTATTTCATACATCTTAGGTAAGTAGCACATTTAGTCAAAAAGAGGATCATCTGTAattgaaatgtaaatgtttttactgACAGACTTACACCACTGTATGTATGAGATTTGGACTCTTTAGATCTTCATTTAAGTTTAAAGATTAATGTTACTTTTGGCAATGCGAACACCCTTTTCTGGGTTTACCTCAAGATCGCACTAGAACACCTAACAGTACGATTGACATGTGATCGTGGATTCCTAGTAATTGAACCATGACGCCAATCTCACTCAGTCTCTGGCTTCTTTGGTTTCCTGCCGTCAGCTGGTTCATAAACACGCTGGCAAGCGTGACACTCACATTAATAGTTTGTCCATCTGCTTATCTACAGTACTAGGAATTTTTCTCTGGCCCTTGGTGTCATCACATGAGTTTGGATTGTGGATGAAACCAGTTCTGCAGAAACTGGACTTCGGAGTGGGCGACTTTCTTCAGAAAATCAAGGAGAACCATGGTACGTCTCAGATACACAGAGGTTAAAGGTCAAAAGCATTTAGAAATCAAAATTATCATGAGACCATCAAAGCCAGTATGAGTTGTGCTTGGGTCCACATCAAGCATCTTAATAGGGCCCACCAGCTtcattacactttaaaaatgctgggttgttttcaatttaaaggtgcagtgtgtaaattttagtggcatgtagtggtgaggttgcgaattgcaaccaatggctcagttcactgctcttcc of Misgurnus anguillicaudatus chromosome 2, ASM2758022v2, whole genome shotgun sequence contains these proteins:
- the retreg1 gene encoding reticulophagy regulator 1; protein product: MAHRGGYNSADVSEVEPVKSAELNSGEEMAETEKEQTTISVPRPAGTFHPFYNVSKLINWKRPLWTSAFFAITNIVFWLVSLSPCRVFSIISLCLAVILVIQIMRDVALSRSKGASLWRSMTSSWEVIDSAQEDKSGSGSPFTDPWTSFKLFIEETSSFKQQNPGKFCLLVCSMCSFLALLGRYIPGVVISYILVLGIFLWPLVSSHEFGLWMKPVLQKLDFGVGDFLQKIKENHEKRILQSQAERESIEADLSSLFPKVDSTVCRELSISDTEVSEVTWTDNGTFNLSEGNTPQTENSEDSDRRSDEEVFTGGLPKFPSLDNVLGTNGEDDEDSIGMPTTPAHPSRFGSTQSEEEPTVQALDVVQRLAGDVITAAVTAAMQERLEAMVPPALVQALAEESDSEAEDFELLDQSELEQLEGELSLDRANRTDPSKPSKPGFLSQLLGRP